The following are from one region of the Peromyscus leucopus breed LL Stock chromosome 18, UCI_PerLeu_2.1, whole genome shotgun sequence genome:
- the LOC114681750 gene encoding olfactory receptor 6C75 — protein sequence MSLKAETIMRNSTSVTNFILLGLTNDPQWQLVIFTFLLVTYMLSVTGNLIIIILTLSDAHLMTPMYFFLRNFSFLEISFTSVCIPRFLVTIVTGDRTISYNGCVAQLFFFIFLGVTEFYLLAAMSYDRYVAICKPLHYTTIMSNRVCILLVFSSWFAGFLIIFPPIILLLQLDFCASNIIDHFICDSSPILQLSCSNTHFLELMAFLLAVVTLMVTLTLIILSYTNIIRTILRIPSTNQRKKAFSTCSSHMIVVSLSYGSCIFMYIKPSARERVTLSKGVAVLNTSVAPLLNPFIYTLRNQQVKQAFKTMVQRVLFSSKK from the coding sequence atgtctttaaaagcaGAGACTATTATGAGAAATTCAACATCAGTaacaaattttattcttcttggaTTGACAAATGATCCACAATGGCAGCTTGTGATTTTCACGTTTCTTCTTGTTACCTACATGCTAAGTGTGACTGGaaacctcatcatcatcatcctcactCTCTCGGATGCCCATCTGATGACacccatgtatttcttccttcGCAATTTCTCATTCCTGGAAATATCATTCACATCTGTCTGCATTCCCAGATTCCTTGTCACTATTGTGACAGGAGACAGAACCATTTCCTACAATGGTTGTGTGGCTCagctattctttttcattttcttgggaGTAACAGAATTTTACCTTCTGGCTGCCATGTCCTATGATCGTTACGTGGCCATCTGCAAACCTCTCCACTACACAACAATCATGAGCAACCGCGTGTGCATTCTTCTTGTCTTTAGCTCATGGTTTGCAGGATTCCTGATCATCTTTCCACCAATTATCCTTCTGCTGCAGTTAGACTTTTGTGCCTCCAATATAATTGACCACTTCATCTGTGACTCTTCTCCAATTTTGCAGCTTTCTTGCTCAAACACTCACTTTCTAGAACTCATGGCATTTTTGTTAGCTGTGGTAACACTCATGGTCACCTTGACATTAATTATTCTCTCCTACACAAACATCATTCGGACAATTCTGAGAATTCCTTCTACAAATCAAAGGAAGAAGGCCTTTTCCACTTGCTCCTCCCATATGATTGTTGTCTCCCTCTCCTATGGCAGCTGCATCTTCATGTACATTAAGCCTTCTGCAAGGGAGAGGGTGACTTTAAGCAAAGGAGTAGCCGTGCTCAACACCTCAGTGGCTCCTCTCCTGAACCCCTTCATCTATACGCTGAGGAACCAACAAGTGAAGCAAGCCTTCAAAACCATGGTCCAGAGAGTCCTCTTTTCCTCAAAGAAATGA